The stretch of DNA CGGGCACCACACCCTTGAGCTTGGTCCCAGTGCGCTGCGCCTGCCCGATGCTTCCGGCAAGGTGCACGTTGTAGACCTCTTCCTCGCCGCGCAGGGCGCCCATGAAACCCAGGTCGGCCACCTGATAGCGGGTGCAGGCGTTCGAGCAGCCCGTCAGGTTGATGGTGAAGGGCACGTCGAGGTCCGCGAACCGGGGTTCCAGTTCGTCCACCAGGTTCGCGGTGCGGGCCTTTGTCTCGGTCAGGGCGAGGCGGCAGAACTGGGTGCCCGTGCAGGCGATGGTGGTGCCGCGCAGGGTGGTCTTGGGCGCGAGGTCCAGCGCTTCGAGTTCGGCGGTCAGGGCCGCCACATCCTCCGAGCGGACATGCGGAATCATCATGTTCTGGAAGGCGGTGGTCCGCAGCACGCCCCGGCCGTAGCGGTCGGCGAGGTCGGCCAGCCCACGGGCCTTGCGGGGGTCGATGCGGCCCACGGTGGTCGCCACGACGACGTAGTTCAGCCCGTCCTTCTGCGGCTGCACGCCCAGCACGTCGTTGCCGCCGAAGCGGGCGACCGGGGCGGGCGGGCCGTCGCGCAGGGGGCGGCCCAGGTACTCGGTTTCCACGATCTCGCGGAACCGCTCCACGCCGATGTCCTTGATCAGGAACTTCAACCGGCTCTTCTTGCGGTTGACGCGGTAGCCGTGGTCCCGGTAGGCCCCGGCGATGGCGCGGCCCACCTCGACCACTTCCTCGGGCCGGATAAATACGCCCAGCCGCTTGGCGAGGTGCGCCACCGCGCCCAGGCCGCCGCCCACCCACACGTCGAAGCCGACCTCCCCATTCACCGTGTGCGCCAGGAAGCCCACGTCGTTGATCAGGTGGATGCCCTCGAGTTCGGGGGTGGCCGTCAGGCTCATCTTGAACTTGCGCGGCAGGTCCTGAAAGTCGTCGCTGCCCGTCAGGGTGCCTTCCATGGCGTGGGCGATGGGCCGCACGTCGATGGTCTCGCGGGCGTCGAGGCCCGCCAGCGGCGAGGCGATCACCGCACGCACCGTGTCGCCGCACGCCCCCCGGGGGTGCAGGCCCAGCGGCTCGAGCCGATCGAAGATCTCGGGAATCTTGTCGATGGTCAGCCAGTGGAACTGGAAGGCCTGACGGTCGGTCACGTCCAGAAACCCGCGTCCGTACTCCTCGGCGATATTGGCGACCTCACGCAGGGTGGAGGTGGCGAACTCGGCGCTCGGCACCCGCACCCGCATCATCAGGTAGCCGTCTTCCTGGGGGCGCTGCGGGTACACGCCCGCCCACTTCAGCAGGTCGATCCGCTCGGGGTCGATAAATCCCTGCGCCGCGTACTGCGGAATCAGGTCAAAAATCTGAAAGGGCGGCAGTTCTTTTTTCAGGGCTTCGATATCGCTCATGGGATCACTCCGGGCGTGTAGGGGGTGGGGAGGACTGCCAGGGCAGCCCAGGGTGGGAGATACAGTAGATGACAAAACAGGTCAACAATGTGGGTTGTCTGGGGGACAGGCGTTCGGTCTGCGCCCGCGCTCACGCGTTCGGCTTGAGCAGGTGCCCCAGGCAGTGCCCGTAACTCACACCCTGCCGGGCGTCGGTCACGAGGTCTTCCACGCTGAACTCCTGCAAGACGGCCAGCATCGCGTCGCGCATCCGGGTGTAGATGCTGGCGCGGGCGTGGCAGCGGTCTTCCTCTACGCAGGGTTCGTGCCAGTTCAGGCTGATGCACGAGAGGGGCGCGACCGGGCCGTCGACCGCCCGCACCACCTCGCACAGCGAGATCAGCCGCGGCTTGCGCGAGAGCGCGTAGCCGCCGCCGATGCCCTTCTTACTCTTGACCACGCCCTTGGCGGTCAGGGCCGCCAGAATCCGCACCAGGTAGGGACGGTGGACCCCGGTGGCGTCGCTGATCTCCTCGCTGGACACCCAGCGCCCCAGCTCCTGGGTGCCCAGATACCCCAGCGCCTGAAAGGCGTAGACATCGGTGGCAGAAAGGCGCATGGGGCGAGGGTATCAGCTTCCGGGGGTTATTCCCCGGCCGGAGCTTCCCGTTCCTGCGGACTCAGGGGCGCGGGCCGCACCTCGTCCCCGTAGCGCTCGGCCAGATACGCCAGCGCCACCGGGTCAAACTGGCCGCCCGGCACCCAGCGCTCCTCCAGAT from Deinococcus sp. HSC-46F16 encodes:
- a CDS encoding nitrite/sulfite reductase, with protein sequence MSDIEALKKELPPFQIFDLIPQYAAQGFIDPERIDLLKWAGVYPQRPQEDGYLMMRVRVPSAEFATSTLREVANIAEEYGRGFLDVTDRQAFQFHWLTIDKIPEIFDRLEPLGLHPRGACGDTVRAVIASPLAGLDARETIDVRPIAHAMEGTLTGSDDFQDLPRKFKMSLTATPELEGIHLINDVGFLAHTVNGEVGFDVWVGGGLGAVAHLAKRLGVFIRPEEVVEVGRAIAGAYRDHGYRVNRKKSRLKFLIKDIGVERFREIVETEYLGRPLRDGPPAPVARFGGNDVLGVQPQKDGLNYVVVATTVGRIDPRKARGLADLADRYGRGVLRTTAFQNMMIPHVRSEDVAALTAELEALDLAPKTTLRGTTIACTGTQFCRLALTETKARTANLVDELEPRFADLDVPFTINLTGCSNACTRYQVADLGFMGALRGEEEVYNVHLAGSIGQAQRTGTKLKGVVPAVRLNEYAGAVLADFQANKLPGESFVEYADRMGADRFTPDAVLNAGREPTPEVVPA
- a CDS encoding RrF2 family transcriptional regulator; the encoded protein is MRLSATDVYAFQALGYLGTQELGRWVSSEEISDATGVHRPYLVRILAALTAKGVVKSKKGIGGGYALSRKPRLISLCEVVRAVDGPVAPLSCISLNWHEPCVEEDRCHARASIYTRMRDAMLAVLQEFSVEDLVTDARQGVSYGHCLGHLLKPNA